The nucleotide sequence TGCCGAGCGGACGATCCGGACCGCAGACCGCCCCGTCTTGATGGCCAACGGTGTGCCGACTGGCTCGTACCGACGCGCAATTGCCGCCTCAGACCTCTCCGCGTATTCGGAAACAATGATTCGCAACGCCACATCCCTTGGATTGCTCGATCGGCTGAACGTTTCTCTGCTTCATGTGTTCAGCGCCCCAGAAGTTGCTCTGATGAACCGTGCTTCGATGAATGACGACGATATCCAATCGTACATCGAAGAAGGACGAAAACGAGTGCGGGAAGAGGTTTCGTCATTCATGGACAGAATCAAAATTGACGGGATGTCAACGATCTTAAAACCTGCTACTACCAACATCGCTGAAACGATCTGTGAGACAGCGAACGAGTTGTCTGCCGAATTGATCGTGATTGGAACATGCAGTCGGTCAGTGATTATTCGGGCACTCATGGGAAGTGTGACAGAAGGGGTGTTGCGAAACTCCGATCGAGACGTACTCGCGATACCGGCACCGCAAAATGGCACGGTATCCTGATGCTGCAAATCGAAACAGTCATTTTGATCACAGGCATATTGCTCCTGCTGGGCATCGCGTCAAATAAATTGTCCGCGCGCATCGGTGTGCCCGTACTGCTCCTGTTTCTTGTAGTGGGAATGCTGGCCGGATCCGAAGGTATCGGGCGGATCGAATTTGAGGATTATTCGCTGGCCAACTCGATCGGTACGGTCGCGCTGTGCCTGATTTTATTCGATGGTGGACTGCGTACTTCTCACCACGCGATTCGGTCCGTCTGGAAACTAGCCGCGTTGCTTGCAAGTATTGGCGTCTTGATTACTACCGCGGTCACTGGATTGGCAGCGTCCTGGATACTCAGAATATCTGTACTTGAAGGACTGTTGCTGGGAAGCATCGTTGGTTCGACGGATGCCTCGGCGGTTTTCTCAGTCCTTCGATCTGGTGGCGTCAACATCCGGCGGCGATTGGCAGAAACACTGGAGGTCGAAAGTGGATCGAACGACCCGATGGCCATCTTCCTGACCATTGGGCTGATTCAGGTACTGACTGGTGCAGTTGCGCCCGGACCAGCTTTACTGGGGTTATTCTTGACTCAACTCGTCGTAGGTACGGTCGCTGGCTTGTTCATAGGCTACGCTGGTGCTTGGGCGCTCAAGCACATTCACCTCGACTCGGCTGGTCTGTACCCGGTGATGGCGACCGCGCTTGCTTTGTTTTCGTTTGGAC is from Gimesia maris and encodes:
- a CDS encoding universal stress protein, whose protein sequence is MSKVMKTIVVATDFSERSDRAIQRAKLLAREFDAMLYLVHVVDDDQAQEIVLAEQAASTQLLEKLTYSLGEIDAVKCDFRVVLGQSFIGITQAAQDLGADLIVIGPHRRQRLRDILVGTTAERTIRTADRPVLMANGVPTGSYRRAIAASDLSAYSETMIRNATSLGLLDRLNVSLLHVFSAPEVALMNRASMNDDDIQSYIEEGRKRVREEVSSFMDRIKIDGMSTILKPATTNIAETICETANELSAELIVIGTCSRSVIIRALMGSVTEGVLRNSDRDVLAIPAPQNGTVS